In Marivirga salinae, a single window of DNA contains:
- a CDS encoding translocation/assembly module TamB domain-containing protein, which produces MKKTGKIILYILGGILLLLVTFILSLRLPVVQQKITNYATKYVSEKTQTKFEIKRLYITFLGAAQIEGLYAEDTNQDTLIYANSILADVAWKPLLDGNVDVKNLELNGITGRVHNNSADSSYNFQFIIDAFANADSTSTEKETDTTSSTTINVRQILLENIDLSFQDINVEMNTNLKLGELELSLNTFDLDSMHFDIEEFILQNVKANYSQGLAFPPSEEDSTESTLPKINVQKLSLNEIDLKYETFFDSLQMSSLINLLEIRNAKVDLAKNKIELDNFDNKISHFRMRLPIASDSTQEEGEDNPAPFEFPDYNIKLNTFNFDLANLEIKSTSKIKETEGFNPDDMQFQDIKLNLKNAKYITEDLGVENLIFSARDSKNFELKELSGAINFNATSAEFYNLKVETTNSILQTDAIIDFSSIDSLFAGSFYKSKFRVDLKLPTTLNIKDAFYFSPKLKEDSSLLALSKHTAKLYGKINGNDKDINLQQFRLLYGNKTSVALNAKLNNWQDGEKLMASFENLELKSNVSDFRYFMPKDYPEYYPHKVYLSGSGKYNAGNIKADLSATLDDISLVKVKGNFNSNEPESYQANIKLSDLELAKWLQDSLSFNTADLDIVINGKGLQPEKMNTQAAISIRNFSYMANPFDTINMSASLVKSQLEFSTNYSDSIVDFNLDASGNIDSIHQKINLNADIKMLDLLALNISDSAVWASTKAIVNFEMDSLHQSFRARLTETNFTSPNKSIYFTPLALQAYNSEDSASVKLTWENIAFDLNMNHAFDKLAFADLEASKLQKAKIFEVDTTNKPMRLSFSLKAEESHNLLNFLPLDINFKPINAKGNYNSSEEIVDFKLSVPQFQYQDINLDSLNLSINNSEEEFHVNTNFQRITSGSLSIYPTILKADITPERALFNFFAEDSQADSLFHVDAIAERRQDSLFWSLKPDNLILNAKDWNMHPENRIYFDTATLQIQNMIFERNMQLFEVKTALENNITSLQLNFENFRLENFFAIINAEESPAKGIIKGGIKLDNLQNLMAFSASLKIDSLNIFNEEVGNLSLNAEQESVNRYGFNISSKGEVSFRSKGWFDNNPEVPEFDFELDMDSVSLPFLTSFSDGLIKEASGNLAGHFNFSGNTEDFVYDGRLNFQEASLFFPYLNMTYQLPDEVINLKNEVIKLNNFTLLDEQNSKMQLNGTVTTKNLLNPKFDLRLTAENFQLLNSTKDESDLFFGKAFFNADISWKGSLDQPTVQAKVGLNEKTDLTYVIPETRIDVVEQEGIVTFTKPYEASDTIASSEGELKRSADIDGMELNAIINTDKNAKFKVIVDEKRGDYLTVSGDTDLNLTMRKNGAISLNGNVEVNKGYYQLSLYDLVKRRFEIQQGSRISWSGDPYEATLDITALYKTETPVNTLMEDQISSASSQVQTQYRQKLPFYVQLFVGGNLSKPEISFGLDMPEASRGALGGNIYQQVQSINTNETRLNKQVFSLLVLNQFFPSGSSNGGPNSEAIARNSASQILSNQLNKLSSQYVKGVNLNLDLNSYEDYQSGTAQDRTQLEMSLSKNLFNDRFRVEVGSQVDLEGQQRSQQQATDIIGNIMVEYLLTEDGRYKLRGFRKSEYEGFIDGQVVITGVSIQFSKEFEKFNELWQKTEEDEE; this is translated from the coding sequence TTGAAGAAAACAGGCAAAATCATATTATATATTCTGGGTGGCATTTTATTGCTATTGGTGACTTTCATCCTTTCGCTTAGGTTGCCGGTAGTACAGCAGAAAATCACCAATTACGCCACCAAATATGTAAGCGAAAAAACGCAGACCAAATTTGAAATCAAGCGGCTTTATATCACTTTCCTAGGTGCTGCGCAGATTGAAGGACTGTATGCAGAAGATACCAATCAAGACACTTTAATTTATGCCAATTCCATTTTAGCAGATGTTGCCTGGAAACCACTTTTAGATGGAAATGTAGATGTGAAAAACCTGGAGCTAAACGGCATCACAGGTAGAGTCCATAATAATTCAGCAGACAGCAGTTATAACTTTCAGTTTATAATTGATGCCTTTGCAAATGCTGATTCTACTAGCACTGAAAAAGAAACCGATACTACTTCCTCCACCACTATCAATGTACGCCAAATCCTGTTGGAAAATATTGATTTGAGCTTTCAGGATATTAATGTGGAAATGAATACCAATCTAAAGCTAGGAGAACTCGAGCTTTCCTTAAATACCTTTGATTTGGACAGCATGCATTTTGATATTGAAGAATTCATCCTGCAAAATGTGAAAGCAAACTATTCTCAAGGTTTAGCATTTCCACCTTCAGAAGAAGACTCTACAGAAAGCACTTTACCAAAAATTAATGTCCAAAAACTAAGCTTAAACGAAATTGATTTAAAATACGAAACCTTTTTTGACAGTCTGCAAATGTCTTCGCTTATCAATTTATTGGAGATCCGAAATGCAAAAGTGGATTTAGCCAAAAATAAAATTGAACTGGATAATTTCGATAATAAAATCAGCCATTTTAGAATGCGATTACCTATAGCTTCTGATTCCACTCAAGAAGAAGGTGAGGATAATCCTGCTCCTTTTGAATTTCCAGATTATAATATAAAGCTCAACACTTTCAATTTTGATTTGGCAAATTTGGAAATAAAATCAACGAGTAAAATTAAAGAAACTGAAGGGTTCAATCCTGATGATATGCAGTTTCAGGACATCAAACTCAATTTAAAAAATGCTAAATATATAACCGAAGATTTAGGCGTTGAAAATTTAATCTTCTCTGCTAGAGACAGCAAAAATTTTGAATTAAAAGAGTTAAGTGGAGCTATAAATTTTAATGCAACGTCAGCGGAATTTTACAATTTAAAAGTAGAAACCACTAACTCCATTTTACAAACCGATGCCATCATTGATTTCTCCTCTATAGATTCATTATTTGCCGGGAGCTTTTATAAATCAAAATTCAGGGTTGACTTAAAACTACCTACAACTCTTAATATAAAAGACGCTTTCTATTTTTCTCCTAAACTAAAAGAAGACAGCAGTTTATTGGCACTATCAAAACATACTGCTAAACTTTACGGAAAAATCAATGGAAATGACAAGGATATTAATCTTCAACAATTCCGTTTGCTGTATGGAAATAAAACTTCAGTGGCCTTAAATGCCAAGCTCAATAACTGGCAAGACGGAGAAAAGCTAATGGCTTCATTTGAAAACTTAGAGCTCAAAAGTAATGTGTCTGATTTCCGTTATTTCATGCCGAAGGATTATCCAGAATATTACCCTCACAAAGTTTATTTGTCGGGAAGTGGAAAGTATAATGCAGGAAATATTAAAGCTGATTTATCAGCCACCTTGGACGATATTAGCCTAGTAAAAGTAAAAGGAAATTTTAATTCTAATGAGCCGGAAAGCTATCAGGCAAACATTAAATTATCGGATTTGGAACTGGCTAAATGGTTACAAGACAGCCTAAGCTTCAATACTGCAGACCTCGACATCGTCATAAATGGTAAAGGTTTACAGCCTGAGAAAATGAACACTCAAGCAGCTATCAGCATTAGGAATTTTAGCTATATGGCAAACCCGTTCGATACCATCAATATGTCTGCCTCTTTAGTAAAGAGCCAGCTGGAATTCAGCACTAATTATTCAGATTCTATTGTGGATTTTAATTTAGATGCGTCTGGAAACATTGATTCCATTCATCAAAAAATTAATCTAAATGCTGATATCAAAATGCTTGATTTATTAGCGCTTAATATTTCTGATAGTGCCGTTTGGGCTTCTACCAAAGCTATTGTAAACTTTGAAATGGACAGCCTCCATCAATCTTTTCGTGCAAGGCTGACAGAAACCAATTTTACAAGTCCTAATAAAAGTATCTACTTTACACCTTTAGCTTTACAAGCTTATAATTCCGAAGATAGCGCGAGTGTTAAATTGACTTGGGAAAATATCGCTTTCGATCTCAATATGAATCACGCTTTTGATAAACTCGCTTTCGCAGATCTGGAAGCTTCAAAACTTCAGAAAGCTAAAATTTTTGAAGTGGATACCACTAATAAACCGATGCGTCTTTCCTTTTCCTTAAAGGCAGAAGAAAGTCATAACTTGTTGAATTTTCTTCCATTAGATATCAACTTCAAACCCATTAATGCAAAAGGAAATTACAATAGTTCAGAAGAGATAGTTGATTTCAAACTTAGTGTTCCGCAATTTCAATATCAGGATATCAATTTGGATAGCTTAAACTTAAGCATCAATAATTCAGAAGAGGAATTTCATGTAAACACCAACTTTCAACGAATTACCTCAGGAAGTTTAAGTATTTACCCTACTATTTTAAAAGCAGATATTACTCCAGAACGGGCACTATTTAATTTCTTTGCTGAAGATTCTCAAGCAGATAGTCTTTTCCATGTTGATGCCATTGCAGAAAGAAGACAAGACTCTTTATTTTGGTCACTTAAGCCCGATAATCTCATCTTAAATGCAAAAGATTGGAACATGCATCCTGAAAACAGAATATACTTTGACACGGCTACCCTACAGATTCAAAACATGATTTTTGAGCGAAATATGCAGCTTTTTGAAGTGAAAACTGCATTAGAAAATAACATTACTTCACTTCAGTTGAATTTTGAGAATTTTAGGCTTGAAAACTTCTTTGCCATCATCAATGCAGAAGAAAGCCCCGCCAAGGGAATTATAAAAGGCGGAATAAAACTGGATAACCTTCAGAATTTAATGGCCTTTTCAGCCTCTTTAAAAATTGACAGTTTAAATATTTTTAATGAAGAAGTGGGAAATTTAAGCCTCAATGCAGAACAGGAATCAGTGAATCGATATGGATTTAATATCTCTTCTAAGGGAGAAGTAAGCTTTAGAAGTAAAGGTTGGTTTGATAATAATCCTGAAGTACCTGAATTTGATTTTGAGCTGGATATGGACAGTGTTTCCCTTCCTTTTTTAACGAGTTTTTCTGATGGCTTGATAAAAGAGGCTAGTGGAAATTTGGCAGGCCATTTTAATTTTAGCGGAAATACAGAAGACTTCGTTTATGACGGTAGGCTTAATTTTCAAGAGGCTTCTCTTTTCTTCCCTTATCTCAATATGACCTATCAATTGCCTGATGAAGTGATTAATCTAAAGAATGAAGTGATTAAGCTCAATAATTTCACCTTGTTGGATGAACAGAACAGTAAAATGCAATTGAATGGGACGGTCACTACAAAAAATTTACTCAACCCTAAATTCGATTTACGACTGACAGCCGAAAATTTTCAATTGTTAAACTCCACTAAAGATGAAAGTGATTTATTCTTCGGTAAGGCATTTTTCAATGCTGATATTTCATGGAAAGGTAGTCTTGACCAACCAACTGTGCAAGCAAAAGTCGGCTTAAATGAAAAAACTGATTTGACCTATGTTATACCTGAAACGCGAATTGATGTAGTGGAACAAGAAGGTATTGTCACTTTTACAAAACCTTATGAAGCATCTGATACGATTGCTTCATCTGAAGGTGAATTAAAACGAAGTGCTGATATTGACGGAATGGAGTTGAATGCGATTATCAATACTGATAAGAATGCTAAATTTAAGGTGATCGTAGATGAAAAAAGAGGTGATTATTTAACGGTTTCTGGTGATACTGACTTGAATTTAACTATGAGGAAAAATGGAGCTATCAGCTTGAATGGAAACGTAGAAGTAAACAAAGGGTATTATCAATTAAGCTTGTATGATTTGGTAAAAAGAAGGTTTGAAATTCAGCAAGGTAGCAGAATTAGTTGGTCAGGAGATCCATATGAAGCTACTTTGGATATAACGGCTTTATATAAAACTGAAACCCCAGTGAATACTTTAATGGAAGATCAAATTTCCTCGGCTTCATCTCAGGTACAGACTCAGTACAGGCAAAAATTACCGTTTTATGTTCAATTGTTCGTGGGTGGAAATTTAAGCAAGCCGGAGATTTCCTTTGGTTTGGATATGCCTGAAGCAAGCCGTGGTGCATTGGGAGGAAATATTTACCAACAAGTTCAATCCATTAACACCAATGAAACTAGGCTGAATAAACAAGTATTTTCTTTATTAGTGTTGAATCAATTTTTCCCAAGCGGAAGTAGCAATGGTGGACCAAATTCTGAAGCTATTGCAAGAAATAGTGCAAGTCAGATTTTAAGTAATCAGTTGAATAAATTGAGCAGCCAATATGTGAAAGGGGTAAATCTAAATTTAGACTTAAATTCTTATGAAGATTACCAAAGCGGAACAGCACAGGACAGAACTCAACTAGAGATGAGCTTAAGCAAAAATTTATTTAATGATCGCTTTAGAGTTGAGGTAGGAAGTCAGGTAGATTTAGAAGGTCAGCAAAGAAGCCAGCAACAAGCCACTGACATCATTGGAAATATTATGGTTGAATATTTACTGACTGAAGACGGGCGCTATAAATTGAGGGGGTTCAGAAAAAGTGAATATGAAGGTTTTATAGATGGACAAGTAGTCATTACTGGAGTTTCCATTCAATTCAGTAAAGAATTTGAGAAGTTCAATGAACTTTGGCAAAAAACAGAGGAGGACGAGGAGTGA
- a CDS encoding DUF2254 domain-containing protein, whose protein sequence is MKKWIGNLQKLYLRVISSIAFYPTLLSILFLVLSLIIIQVEYSEYLMGLKKSLSISLVHNSDNARLILGTIVGSIISLMVFSFSMVMVVLNRATATLSPRVLPGLISNRFHQMVLGVYLGTIIFSLLLIVNIDAPDREFEVPSLGILISMILSFICLGLFVYFIHSISEKIQVDNILNDLKQSTYKTIKESDIEKNDDEKKNSSAEQKPSFDNWYKQKASKSGFLKRISYQSLMDFCIKHEVKVKMEIKTGTYLVEHYPFALTDKELDDEQNEDLLACFTLYTEEHISDHFSFGFGQISEIAVKALSPGINDPGTAIRAIDLLAELFIQLMLIKQREFIKDKEENVCVYLMPITFEDILFQNFTPVRNYGQNDVQVMLQLLGSLEKMLEVDNEKKVYYKEIYDFTFSIINSCEGKFENKLDREQLNKMIYKINLKFPTQQQFKLLV, encoded by the coding sequence ATGAAAAAATGGATAGGGAATTTGCAAAAGCTATATCTAAGAGTAATTAGTAGTATAGCATTTTATCCAACTTTGCTGTCGATATTATTTCTTGTTCTTTCATTAATTATTATTCAGGTAGAGTACTCAGAATATCTGATGGGGCTGAAAAAGAGTTTGTCTATTTCTTTAGTGCATAATTCTGACAATGCCAGACTAATTCTTGGAACCATAGTCGGTAGCATCATTTCTTTAATGGTTTTTAGTTTTTCGATGGTAATGGTAGTCTTGAACAGAGCAACTGCCACTTTATCTCCAAGAGTACTTCCAGGTCTGATTTCCAACCGTTTTCACCAAATGGTTTTGGGAGTGTATTTGGGCACTATCATTTTTAGTTTATTATTGATTGTTAATATTGATGCTCCTGATAGAGAATTTGAAGTACCTTCTTTGGGAATCCTCATCAGCATGATCTTGTCATTTATTTGCCTTGGTCTTTTCGTTTATTTTATCCATTCCATTTCTGAAAAAATTCAGGTCGATAATATTTTGAATGATCTTAAGCAGAGTACTTATAAAACCATCAAGGAATCGGACATTGAGAAAAATGATGATGAGAAGAAAAATTCTTCTGCAGAGCAAAAGCCTAGTTTCGATAATTGGTACAAACAAAAAGCTTCAAAATCAGGCTTTTTAAAAAGGATCTCATACCAAAGCTTAATGGATTTTTGTATAAAACATGAAGTGAAGGTAAAAATGGAAATTAAAACTGGCACCTACTTGGTAGAGCATTATCCTTTTGCGCTTACCGACAAAGAATTAGATGACGAGCAAAATGAAGACCTTTTAGCTTGCTTCACACTTTATACAGAAGAACACATAAGTGATCATTTTTCATTTGGTTTTGGACAAATATCAGAAATAGCGGTGAAAGCTTTGAGCCCTGGAATAAACGATCCGGGAACTGCAATAAGAGCAATTGATTTATTGGCGGAATTATTTATTCAACTGATGTTAATAAAGCAACGAGAATTTATAAAAGATAAGGAGGAGAATGTATGCGTTTACTTAATGCCCATTACGTTCGAAGATATTTTGTTTCAAAACTTTACTCCGGTTAGAAATTATGGACAAAACGATGTGCAAGTTATGCTACAGCTTTTAGGAAGTCTAGAGAAAATGCTCGAAGTTGATAATGAGAAGAAAGTATATTATAAAGAAATCTATGATTTTACCTTTAGCATCATTAATTCTTGTGAAGGTAAATTCGAAAACAAACTAGACCGAGAGCAGCTTAATAAAATGATTTATAAAATCAATTTGAAGTTTCCTACTCAGCAGCAATTTAAGCTTTTAGTGTAG
- a CDS encoding NAD(P)H-quinone oxidoreductase, with product MQAIIIKNPGGPEVLQLEERARPKIQAGEVLIEVKAAGINRPDVFQRMGGYPAPEGAPDDIPGLEVAGIIKEVGQEVKQWKVGDKVCALVAGGGYASEVAAPAVQCLPIPKGLNFIEAASLPETFFTVWSNVFDRGNFQKGENFLVHGGTSGIGVTAIQMVKSMGGKVFTTAGTQEKCDYAIKLGADLAINYKEQDFEEYLKEKKESVDVILDMVGGDYTAKNINILNSEGRLVIINAMKNAESTINMKKVMVKRLTITGSTLRARSTEFKGAIAENLKKHIWPKLEKGEIKPVVYKTFPLAEASKAHELMESSEHIGKIILSLE from the coding sequence ATGCAAGCAATCATAATCAAAAATCCTGGCGGTCCGGAAGTTCTTCAATTAGAAGAAAGAGCGCGTCCTAAGATTCAAGCTGGTGAGGTTTTAATAGAAGTGAAAGCTGCCGGCATAAACAGACCGGATGTTTTTCAAAGAATGGGGGGTTATCCAGCTCCTGAAGGTGCTCCTGATGATATTCCCGGATTGGAAGTGGCAGGAATTATAAAGGAAGTTGGTCAGGAGGTGAAACAATGGAAAGTTGGAGATAAAGTTTGTGCTTTAGTGGCAGGTGGAGGCTATGCATCAGAAGTTGCGGCTCCTGCAGTACAATGTTTGCCGATTCCCAAAGGATTGAATTTTATAGAAGCGGCCTCACTTCCTGAAACTTTTTTCACGGTTTGGTCCAATGTTTTTGACAGGGGGAATTTTCAAAAAGGTGAAAACTTTTTGGTGCACGGTGGAACATCAGGCATAGGCGTGACGGCCATTCAAATGGTTAAAAGCATGGGTGGAAAAGTTTTTACTACAGCTGGAACCCAAGAAAAATGTGATTATGCAATTAAACTTGGAGCTGATTTAGCCATTAATTATAAAGAGCAAGATTTTGAAGAATATCTCAAAGAAAAAAAGGAAAGTGTAGATGTGATTTTGGATATGGTGGGGGGAGATTATACTGCGAAAAATATTAACATCTTAAATTCTGAAGGTAGATTGGTGATAATAAATGCCATGAAAAATGCTGAATCCACCATCAATATGAAAAAGGTGATGGTGAAAAGATTGACCATAACAGGCTCAACTTTAAGAGCTCGCTCCACTGAGTTTAAAGGAGCCATTGCTGAAAATCTCAAAAAGCATATCTGGCCTAAACTTGAGAAAGGCGAAATCAAACCTGTTGTTTATAAAACATTTCCTTTAGCCGAAGCTTCCAAAGCACATGAGCTTATGGAAAGCAGTGAGCATATTGGGAAGATAATTCTTAGTCTTGAATAG
- a CDS encoding mechanosensitive ion channel family protein, which translates to MKERFITTFQSYWENILEKTPEITLGFVLLLFFIFIGVFIRRLIENRLKKKVQDRLLLVFIGRAVLLIFSIIGIVVFLKQVGLGSAAGGLLAGAGVSALILGFAFKDLGENFLAGFFLAFSRPFKSGDIIEINSLLGKVKEMTLRNTHIRTYDGRDIYIPNALLIKNPLTNYTKDGLMRHDFVIGIDYGEDVAEVTKSILETLNALPNLVQKDDLKPFVIINDFGTSTINLRIFFWINTFDFLGSLTVLKSSVLQTVVKKLKTEGVNLPADIVELKIYQDGQSIPINIKNLSSVEELKRKKL; encoded by the coding sequence ATGAAAGAAAGATTTATCACCACTTTTCAGTCCTATTGGGAAAATATCCTTGAGAAAACACCTGAAATTACGCTTGGCTTTGTGCTATTGCTATTCTTCATCTTTATTGGTGTATTTATCAGGAGATTGATAGAAAACCGTCTGAAGAAAAAAGTTCAGGATAGATTACTGCTTGTTTTTATCGGGAGGGCTGTTTTACTTATATTTTCAATCATAGGAATTGTGGTGTTCCTAAAACAAGTAGGCTTGGGAAGTGCGGCAGGTGGTTTACTAGCTGGCGCAGGGGTGTCTGCCTTAATTTTAGGTTTTGCTTTCAAAGATCTGGGAGAAAACTTCCTCGCAGGTTTCTTTTTAGCTTTTAGCAGACCTTTCAAAAGTGGTGATATCATTGAAATAAACTCCTTGCTTGGCAAAGTTAAAGAGATGACACTTCGGAATACGCACATCCGCACTTATGACGGTCGAGATATTTATATACCGAATGCTTTACTAATAAAAAACCCGCTCACCAATTACACTAAAGACGGGTTAATGCGGCATGATTTTGTAATAGGTATAGATTATGGTGAAGATGTGGCAGAAGTCACTAAGTCCATTTTAGAAACCCTAAATGCATTGCCTAATCTTGTACAAAAGGATGATCTTAAGCCCTTTGTTATTATCAATGATTTTGGTACAAGCACCATTAACCTCAGAATATTTTTCTGGATCAATACTTTCGATTTTTTAGGTTCCCTCACGGTTTTAAAAAGCTCAGTATTACAAACTGTAGTTAAAAAGTTGAAGACAGAGGGGGTTAATTTGCCTGCAGATATTGTTGAGCTAAAAATTTATCAGGATGGTCAGTCAATACCTATCAATATTAAAAACTTATCCTCTGTGGAGGAATTGAAAAGGAAGAAATTATGA
- the tamL gene encoding translocation and assembly module lipoprotein TamL, translated as MAKNRGGRGVRKIFLHIALLSILGVSLFSCRTTKNLAEGERLYTGGELNIKDAESSKYKRELILDLEEVNKPQPNKKILGMRIGLWAHQKVKSNKAGFYAKWVNKKIGEAPVLLEKVNTNSVKKLMKNRMENLGYFNSNTKHEVIENKKTGFIEYEISPGNRLHIDSIFYNKVGEFKVDSLIQDYLDNETPIKKGEPFSLEKLKKTRDDISDFLKKDGYYYFTSNNLLFEADTLSTKEQNQAIMELRIKDDASELALVPFEIKEIHVFPKYSLDTSEGIKSADTVVLNDVEFIQSEIFFRPDRLYPYLFIQEGEHYSPENESYTSKRLNSLKTYRFVNIRYVEDSLLQNSKGQLTANIYLSPLNKRSFRSELQMVSKSNNFVGPSLNFEYLNRNLFKGGEALRLSSKIGYEAQLNSGGVSTGLNSIETGVAAELIIPRIVTPFPIKDKFRYSIPKTKFKLSYDLLNRSQWFNLNSFLAVYGFEWNPNIFVTHNLNPISINYINIGNESDAFKKLKAGNPFLARSFEQQFIPGMSYSFQWSQLVRNIKRNRFYFSFNAEFAGNALALAQNIGGVSGDDKMFLGQSYTQFSRFDFDLRNYQNIGKESRLVSRVFAGIGLPYGNSVSLPYSKQYFSGGPNSVRAFRIRSLGPGNYHPEDTIDGTSFFDQAGDIKIEANLEYRFPIISFLKGAVFTDAGNVWLRNKDSRNGKFTSNWINEVAIGSGIGLRVDIEFFVIRLDVATPLRKPTDNGFQWQDSFEIGNKSWRQENINWNFGIGYPF; from the coding sequence TTGGCAAAAAACAGAGGAGGACGAGGAGTGAGAAAAATTTTCCTACATATCGCATTGTTAAGCATTCTGGGGGTGAGCCTATTTTCCTGCAGAACTACTAAAAATCTTGCAGAAGGTGAAAGATTATATACTGGCGGAGAGCTGAATATAAAAGATGCAGAAAGTTCTAAATATAAAAGAGAATTAATACTTGATTTGGAGGAGGTGAATAAACCCCAGCCCAATAAAAAGATTTTAGGAATGCGCATAGGCTTATGGGCACATCAAAAAGTTAAAAGTAACAAAGCAGGTTTCTATGCAAAATGGGTAAATAAAAAAATTGGAGAGGCACCGGTTTTATTGGAAAAAGTAAATACAAATAGTGTGAAAAAGCTGATGAAAAACCGGATGGAAAATTTAGGGTATTTCAACAGTAATACTAAACACGAAGTTATAGAAAATAAGAAAACTGGTTTTATTGAGTATGAAATAAGCCCTGGCAATCGTCTACATATTGATTCTATATTTTATAACAAAGTAGGAGAGTTTAAAGTGGACAGTCTCATTCAAGATTATTTGGATAATGAAACCCCAATCAAAAAAGGAGAGCCCTTTTCACTTGAAAAATTAAAAAAGACTAGGGACGACATATCTGACTTCCTTAAAAAAGACGGATACTATTATTTCACATCCAATAATTTGCTTTTTGAGGCTGATACGCTCAGCACCAAAGAACAAAATCAGGCAATAATGGAGCTAAGAATAAAAGATGATGCCTCAGAGCTAGCACTAGTACCTTTTGAAATTAAAGAGATTCATGTTTTCCCAAAATATTCACTTGATACTTCTGAAGGGATTAAAAGTGCAGATACTGTTGTTTTAAATGATGTGGAATTTATACAATCAGAGATATTTTTTCGACCTGATCGACTTTACCCGTATCTTTTTATACAAGAAGGAGAACATTACAGCCCCGAAAATGAAAGCTATACGAGTAAAAGATTAAATTCCTTAAAAACCTATCGATTTGTCAACATTCGGTATGTGGAAGATAGTCTTTTGCAAAATAGCAAAGGGCAATTAACGGCAAACATTTATTTGTCTCCCTTAAATAAACGCTCTTTTCGTTCTGAACTACAGATGGTAAGTAAGTCTAATAATTTTGTAGGTCCATCTTTAAATTTTGAATATTTAAATAGGAATTTATTCAAAGGAGGAGAGGCACTAAGGTTGTCAAGTAAGATTGGATACGAAGCTCAGCTCAACAGTGGAGGCGTCTCTACTGGCTTGAATAGTATTGAGACAGGAGTTGCAGCCGAATTGATAATCCCAAGAATTGTTACTCCATTTCCGATTAAGGATAAATTTCGTTATTCAATTCCCAAAACCAAATTCAAATTATCCTACGATTTGCTAAATCGGTCTCAGTGGTTTAATCTCAATTCCTTTCTAGCAGTATATGGTTTCGAATGGAATCCTAATATTTTTGTTACCCACAACCTAAACCCTATTTCCATCAACTATATTAATATCGGAAATGAGAGTGATGCCTTTAAAAAATTAAAAGCTGGAAATCCATTTTTAGCACGAAGTTTTGAACAACAATTTATTCCTGGCATGTCTTATAGTTTTCAATGGAGTCAGCTAGTGAGAAATATTAAAAGAAATCGATTCTATTTTTCCTTTAATGCTGAATTTGCAGGAAATGCGTTGGCTTTAGCACAAAATATTGGCGGTGTTTCTGGAGATGATAAAATGTTTTTGGGACAAAGCTATACACAATTTTCTCGCTTCGATTTTGACCTCAGAAATTATCAAAATATAGGAAAAGAAAGCCGATTGGTGAGTCGTGTTTTTGCCGGTATTGGTTTGCCCTATGGTAATTCAGTAAGTTTGCCTTATTCCAAACAATATTTTTCTGGCGGTCCCAATTCAGTTCGGGCCTTCCGTATTAGAAGCTTGGGCCCTGGCAATTATCACCCAGAAGATACCATAGATGGAACAAGCTTTTTTGATCAAGCGGGAGACATTAAAATAGAAGCCAATTTAGAATATCGTTTTCCAATTATTTCCTTTTTGAAAGGCGCAGTATTCACAGATGCAGGAAATGTATGGCTCAGGAATAAAGATAGTAGAAACGGTAAATTCACCTCTAACTGGATAAATGAAGTGGCTATAGGCTCTGGTATTGGACTAAGAGTAGATATTGAATTTTTTGTAATCCGTTTGGATGTAGCCACTCCACTTCGTAAGCCTACTGATAACGGTTTCCAATGGCAGGATAGTTTTGAAATAGGAAACAAAAGTTGGAGACAAGAAAATATCAACTGGAATTTTGGGATAGGGTATCCATTCTAG